A genomic stretch from Panthera uncia isolate 11264 chromosome E3, Puncia_PCG_1.0, whole genome shotgun sequence includes:
- the HBZ gene encoding hemoglobin subunit zeta: MSLTKAEKTIILSMWAKVSTQADAIGTQALERLFASYPQTKTYFPHFDLRPGSAHLRTHGAKVAAALGDAVKSIDNIAGALSKLSEMHAYVLRVDPVNFKLLSHCLLVTVASHFPADFTADAHTAWDKFLSIVSCVLTEKYR; the protein is encoded by the exons ATGTCTCTGACCAAGGCTGAGAAGACCATCATCCTGTCCATGTGGGCCAAGGTCTCCACTCAGGCGGATGCCATTGGCACCCAGGCCCTGGAGAG GCTCTTCGCCAGCTACCCCCAGACCAAGACCTACTTCCCGCACTTCGACCTGCGCCCGGGCTCCGCGCACCTGCGCACGCACGGCGCCAAGGTGGCGGCCGCCCTGGGCGATGCGGTCAAGAGCATCGACAACATCGCGGGCGCCCTGTCCAAGCTGAGTGAGATGCACGCCTACGTTCTGCGCGTGGACCCGGTCAACTTCAAG CTCCTGTCCCACTGTCTGCTGGTCACGGTGGCCTCGCACTTCCCCGCTGACTTCACGGCCGACGCCCATACCGCCTGGGACAAGTTCCTGTCCATCGTGTCCTGCGTCCTGACCGAGAAGTACCGCTGA
- the HBM gene encoding hemoglobin subunit mu isoform X1 produces the protein MLSAQERAHVAQVWDLIAGHEAAFGAELLLRLFTVYPSTKIYFKHLGVCPDEAQLLTHGQRVLEAVGVAVQHIDHLRAALSPLADLHAQVLRVDPANFPLLIQCFQVVLASHLQGEFTVQMQAAWDKFLTEVATVLTEKYR, from the exons ATGCTCAGCGCCCAAGAGCGCGCCCACGTAGCGCAGGTCTGGGACCTGATCGCCGGCCACGAGGCGGCCTTCGGGGCGGAGCTGTTGCTCAG GCTCTTCACGGTCTATCCCAGCACCAAGATCTACTTCAAGCACCTGGGCGTCTGCCCCGACGAGGCTCAGCTGCTGACCCACGGACAACGCGTGCTCGAGGCGGTGGGCGTGGCCGTGCAACACATCGACCACCTGCGCGCCGCCCTGAGCCCGCTCGCCGACCTGCACGCGCAAGTGCTACGCGTGGACCCCGCCAACTTCCCT ctgCTGATCCAGTGTTTCCAGGTGGTTCTGGCTTCCCACCTGCAGGGCGAGTTCACCGTGCAGATGCAGGCGGCGTGGGACAAGTTCTTGACCGAAGTAGCCACGGTGCTGACTGAGAAGTACCGATGA
- the HBM gene encoding hemoglobin subunit mu isoform X2: MLSAQERAHVAQVWDLIAGHEAAFGAELLLSTKIYFKHLGVCPDEAQLLTHGQRVLEAVGVAVQHIDHLRAALSPLADLHAQVLRVDPANFPLLIQCFQVVLASHLQGEFTVQMQAAWDKFLTEVATVLTEKYR, translated from the exons ATGCTCAGCGCCCAAGAGCGCGCCCACGTAGCGCAGGTCTGGGACCTGATCGCCGGCCACGAGGCGGCCTTCGGGGCGGAGCTGTTGCTCAG CACCAAGATCTACTTCAAGCACCTGGGCGTCTGCCCCGACGAGGCTCAGCTGCTGACCCACGGACAACGCGTGCTCGAGGCGGTGGGCGTGGCCGTGCAACACATCGACCACCTGCGCGCCGCCCTGAGCCCGCTCGCCGACCTGCACGCGCAAGTGCTACGCGTGGACCCCGCCAACTTCCCT ctgCTGATCCAGTGTTTCCAGGTGGTTCTGGCTTCCCACCTGCAGGGCGAGTTCACCGTGCAGATGCAGGCGGCGTGGGACAAGTTCTTGACCGAAGTAGCCACGGTGCTGACTGAGAAGTACCGATGA
- the LOC125928380 gene encoding hemoglobin subunit theta-1-like, whose product MVLSAAERAAVRALWTKLGSNVGVYATEALERTFLAFPTTKTYFPHLDLTPGSAQVKAHGQKVADALTRAVAHLDDLPTALWALSDLHVRQLRVDPVNFKLLGHCLLVTLARHYPGDFSPAMHASLEKFLSHVISTLASSYG is encoded by the exons ATGGTGCTGTCCGCCGCGGAGAGGGCGGCAGTGCGCGCGCTGTGGACGAAGCTGGGGAGCAACGTTGGGGTCTACGCGACCGAGGCCCTGGAGAG GACCTTCCTGGCCTTCCCGACCACCAAGACCTACTTCCCCCACTTGGACCTGACCCCCGGCTCCGCCCAGGTCAAGGCCCACGGCCAGAAGGTGGCCGACGCGCTGACGCGGGCCGTGGCCCACCTGGACGACCTGCCTACCGCCCTGTGGGCTCTGAGCGACCTGCACGTGCGCCAGCTGCGCGTGGACCCCGTCAACTTCAAG CTCCTGGGCCACTGCCTGCTGGTGACCCTCGCCCGGCACTACCCTGGAGACTTCAGCCCGGCCATGCACGCCTCGCTGGAAAAGTTTCTGAGCCACGTGATCTCGACGCTGGCCTCCAGCTACGGCTAA